The genome window TGGTCCCGGCATTCAGAATAAATCTTTCTCCCGTAATATTTCTGCTATGCAGACAAATTACAATTTGAGTAACATCACGTACATCTATATAATTCATTTCCTTCTCAGAGTAAAACAAATTATTTTTCCAGACATACTTAAATAGTTGGCTACTCCCTGTGTTCCAGTCTCCGGGTCCTAATATAATGCTCGGATTTACAATGAACCCGTTTAACCCTTCCTCAAATGCGCGCCATACTTCAAGTTCTGCCAAGTATTTACTTTTTCCATAATTGCTGTTCACCGGTGAGTCTTCCCACACACTTGCTTCTGTAACCCGACTTTCATTTTTTGATCTTCCGATCGCAGCGATAGAGCTGATATGGATAAACTTGGAAATACCTTTGTTTAATGCAGCATTTACAAGATTGGCAGTTCCCTGTGCATTTACTTCAAAAAGAAGTTCTTTGTCTTGGGGCTGATATGAGACAAGAGCGGCTGAATGTACAATAGTATCGACGCCTTCAATGATTTTTTCAAGGACTGTTATATCTGACAGGTCTCCATCCTCCCAGATTATTTTCTGGGCATCTTCTCCAAGAAGCTGAAAAGAGCTAGATTCTCTTTTCATTGCTTTTACTTTGTGACCTGTTCTGATAAACTCTTTTGCCAGAAAGCTGCCCAACAGACCTGTAGCTCCGGTTATAAAAATCATAAGTAGTTGTTCAGGAGGTTGAGTTGAAGTGCCTTTTTATAATGCTTTGAAATACGCGCTTTTTTCATAGCATCGATATGTCGTATGCCGTGGCAATCCGAGCCAAGCATGTCTACCATACAATTGTCAATTAGTTTGCCGGCAAATACTTGTGCAGCTTTTGAATAATAACCACTCAATGAGTTGATATTTAGCTGAAATAAAACTCCTTTTTCGTAAATTTTCTTAAACAAAGAAAAATCAGAATAGAGATAGGTATATCTTTCC of Sporocytophaga myxococcoides DSM 11118 contains these proteins:
- a CDS encoding SDR family NAD(P)-dependent oxidoreductase, which encodes MIFITGATGLLGSFLAKEFIRTGHKVKAMKRESSSFQLLGEDAQKIIWEDGDLSDITVLEKIIEGVDTIVHSAALVSYQPQDKELLFEVNAQGTANLVNAALNKGISKFIHISSIAAIGRSKNESRVTEASVWEDSPVNSNYGKSKYLAELEVWRAFEEGLNGFIVNPSIILGPGDWNTGSSQLFKYVWKNNLFYSEKEMNYIDVRDVTQIVICLHSRNITGERFILNAGTTTYKHFFDMVAEKFGKRKPPYKVTKFIGNIAWRFEYLRYKLTGSKPLITKETAGISKSDVIYSNEKIKNLLNYSFIPFEETVSWTCEQLLQKVEK